A single Triticum dicoccoides isolate Atlit2015 ecotype Zavitan chromosome 2A, WEW_v2.0, whole genome shotgun sequence DNA region contains:
- the LOC119353980 gene encoding ruvB-like 2 — MAELKRLSESRDLTRIERIGAHSHIRGLGLDSSIEARDASEGMVGQLPARRAAGLILQLIRQGKIAGRAVLLAGQPGTGKTALAMGIAKSLGAETPFASVAASELFSLDLSKTEALTQAFRRAIGVRIKEEAEIIEGEVVEISIDRPVSASSSGIPSGATAAGKTGRLTLKTTDMETVYELGGKMIEALGKEKVQSGDVIALDKASGKVIKLGRSIGRSRDYDAVGAHTKFVKCPEGELQKRKEVMHCVTLHEIDVINSRTQGFLALFTGDTGEIRAEVREQIDTKVAEWREEGKAEIVPGVLFIDEVHMLDIECFSFLNRALENDMAPILVIATNRGITTIRGTNYRSPHGIPSDFLDRLLIITTQPYTVEEIRKILDIRCEEEDVEMSAEGKDLLTKIGTETSLRYAIQLITSAGLACQKRKGKVVEMEDISRVYHLFLDVKRSTQFLIDSQSDYMFSEVQGDSDGDDAMQS, encoded by the exons ATGGCGGAGCTGAAGCGGCTGTCGGAGAGCCGCGACCTAACCCGCATCGAGCGCATAGGCGCGCACTCCCACATCCGGGGGCTGGGGCTGGACTCCTCCATCGAGGCCCGCGATGCCTCGGAGGGGATGGTCGGCCAGCTCCCCGCGCGCCGCGCCGCTGGACTCATCCTCCAGCTCATCCGCCAGGGGAAGATCGCCGGCCGCGCCGTCCTCCTCGCAGGGCAGCCAGGGACCGGCAAGACCGCCCTCGCCATGGGCATCGCCAAGTCGCTCGGCGCCGAGACGCCCTTCGCCTCCGTCGCTGCCTCCGAGCTCTTCTCCCTCGACCTCTCCAAGACCGAGGCGCTCACCCAGGCGTTCCGCCGCGCCATTGGCGTTCGCATCAAGGAGGAGGCGGAGATCATTGAGGGCGAGGTCGTTGAGATCTCAATCGACCGCCCTGTCTCCGCCAGTAGCTCGGGCATACCTTCAGGTGCTACCGCGGCCGGCAAGACTGGAAGGCTCACGCTGAAGACCACGGACATGGAGACGGTGTATGAGCTGGGTGGGAAGATGATTGAGGCCCTGGGGAAGGAGAAGGTACAGAGCGGGGATGTGATTGCGCTGGACAAGGCCTCCGGGAAGGTTATCAAGCTTGGCCGCTCCATTGGGAGGTCACGGGATTATGATGCTGTTGGTGCGCACACCAAGTTTGTCAAGTGCCCTGAAGGAGAGCTCCAGAAGCGCAAGGAGGTTATGCACTGCGTTACCTTACATGAGATTGATGTCATCAATAGCAG GACACAAGGCTTCCTTGCACTTTTCACTGGTGACACTGGTGAGATTCGTGCAGAGGTTAGGGAGCAGATCGACACAAAAGTTGCCGAATGGAGAGAGGAAGGGAAGGCTGAGATCGTCCCTGGCGTTCTGTTTATCGATGAAGTCCACATGCTGGACATTGAATGCTTCTCCTTCCTCAACCGTGCTCTGGAGAATGACATGGCTCCGATCCTTGTTATTGCGACGAATCGAGGTATTACAACAATACGCGGGACCAACTACCGGTCACCACATGGTATACCGTCGGATTTTCTCGACCGCCTCTTGATCATCACAACACAACCATACACGGTGGAGGAGATCAGGAAGATCTTAGACATCAGGTGCGAGGAAGAAGACGTTGAAATGTCTGCTGAGGGCAAGGATCTGCTCACAAAGATTGGCACCGAGACCTCCCTCAGGTACGCAATCCAGCTGATCACTTCTGCCGGCCTGGCTTGCcagaagcgcaagggcaaggtgGTGGAGATGGAGGATATAAGCCGGGTGTACCACCTGTTTCTGGACGTGAAGAGATCGACGCAGTTCTTGATCGACAGCCAGAGCGACTACATGTTCAGTGAAGTGCAAGGGGATTCAGATGGGGATGACGCCATGCAGTCCTAG